A single window of Granulicella mallensis MP5ACTX8 DNA harbors:
- a CDS encoding alpha/beta hydrolase gives MKLLIFVLCVVSGLSGLHAQTSAWQPSPGHKQLPIWPGAVPDARPYTGPETVKNTGSTSLVGGRSWTYINNVSRPTMTVYAPKGQNTGAAVVVFPGGGYQILAIDLEGTEVCDWLTAKGITCVLLKYRVPGEEKLPKSGAYPASPEALEDAQRALGLVRFHAAEWHIDPHKIGVLGFSAGGHLVAATSVHFDHRLYPAVDAADKESCRPDFAVAIYPGHLAVDENSFRLNPDISRHITLRTPPTFILQNEDDNVDGVQQALSYYAGLKKVGVPVEMHLYAQGGHAFGLRRTKLPATKWPELVETWLTTIGIIPE, from the coding sequence ATGAAACTTCTAATCTTTGTTCTTTGTGTTGTGTCTGGTTTGAGCGGTCTTCACGCACAGACGTCTGCCTGGCAGCCATCGCCGGGACATAAACAATTGCCGATCTGGCCGGGAGCAGTGCCAGATGCGCGACCTTACACCGGTCCCGAAACCGTTAAGAACACTGGAAGCACCTCGCTGGTGGGCGGCAGATCGTGGACCTACATCAACAATGTCTCGCGGCCGACTATGACGGTCTATGCTCCGAAGGGACAGAACACGGGAGCGGCCGTTGTGGTGTTTCCCGGCGGAGGCTATCAAATCCTGGCCATCGATCTTGAAGGCACCGAGGTATGTGATTGGCTGACGGCTAAGGGCATTACGTGTGTGCTGTTGAAGTACCGCGTGCCGGGTGAGGAAAAACTGCCAAAATCGGGGGCCTATCCGGCTTCACCAGAAGCTTTGGAAGATGCCCAGAGAGCCTTGGGGCTGGTGCGTTTTCACGCCGCCGAGTGGCACATCGACCCACACAAGATCGGAGTGCTTGGATTTTCTGCGGGAGGGCACTTGGTAGCAGCGACGAGTGTGCACTTTGACCATCGTTTGTACCCGGCAGTCGATGCAGCCGACAAGGAAAGCTGCCGCCCTGACTTTGCGGTGGCAATCTATCCAGGACATCTAGCCGTTGACGAAAATAGTTTCAGATTGAACCCGGATATCAGTAGACATATCACCCTTCGGACACCACCTACCTTCATTCTGCAGAATGAAGACGATAACGTAGACGGCGTACAACAAGCACTGAGTTACTACGCTGGGCTGAAAAAGGTTGGAGTCCCCGTCGAGATGCATCTCTACGCACAGGGAGGACACGCCTTCGGACTGCGCCGCACCAAGCTTCCGGCGACGAAATGGCCTGAGTTGGTGGAGACGTGGCTAACGACGATCGGAATCATTCCAGAGTAG
- a CDS encoding ankyrin repeat domain-containing protein, with the protein MSLRELPARPNLEHLKSQARTLLRECLAADEVAAARFAAFGIESAKPKLADALHVIAREYGFDTWPALKLHVELDSTAPIEALIGSIKANDAALVREVLARHPSLKALINKPLPNYGFDEPAILSAVHKQNRDMIDALLDFGANINERSRWWAGSFGVLDFANPGLATYLISRGATVDIHSAARLGMIDRVREFLLANPQLVHARGGDGELPLHFASTIEIASVLLDAGADINALDIDHESTALQYMVSTRPHRHDVAKFLVSRGAEVDILAASAIGDVAIVERILNNDPETVRITVSDRYFPKRDPRAGGNIYIFGFGFTKSPHMIAHEFNHSAVFDLLMQRSAPWLRLVQAAEVGNEALVEQILQQHPSLFSRLTANAARRIIGVAVRNNARAVELLLGCGWPSDATLDNHQTALHYAAWHGNLAMVRALLVHQAPVNVFEAEHGGTPLAWALYGSLYGWHRNTGDYAGVARALLDAGANIPQSERPLEATEDVLDIIRRHTP; encoded by the coding sequence ATGTCTCTACGCGAACTTCCCGCACGCCCCAATCTCGAACATCTCAAAAGCCAGGCGCGTACTCTGCTACGCGAATGCCTCGCCGCAGATGAAGTCGCTGCCGCACGTTTCGCAGCTTTTGGAATCGAATCAGCGAAACCCAAACTAGCCGATGCTCTCCACGTTATTGCCCGAGAGTATGGCTTTGATACCTGGCCCGCGCTCAAGCTCCATGTCGAGCTCGATTCGACTGCCCCGATCGAGGCGCTCATCGGCTCAATCAAGGCGAACGATGCCGCTCTTGTGAGAGAAGTCCTGGCCCGGCATCCATCGCTCAAAGCCCTGATCAACAAGCCGTTGCCGAACTATGGCTTCGACGAACCCGCTATTCTGTCGGCCGTCCATAAACAAAACCGCGACATGATCGACGCACTGCTCGACTTCGGAGCCAACATCAACGAGAGGTCGCGTTGGTGGGCCGGCAGCTTCGGCGTGCTTGACTTCGCAAATCCCGGTCTTGCCACCTACCTCATCTCACGCGGCGCCACCGTCGATATTCACTCTGCCGCGCGCCTCGGCATGATCGACCGTGTACGAGAGTTCCTGCTGGCCAACCCTCAACTGGTGCACGCGCGCGGCGGAGATGGCGAGCTTCCACTGCACTTCGCCTCCACCATCGAGATCGCCTCCGTCCTTCTTGACGCCGGAGCAGACATCAATGCTCTCGATATTGATCATGAGTCCACGGCTTTGCAATACATGGTCTCGACTCGACCGCATCGCCACGATGTCGCGAAGTTTCTGGTCTCCCGCGGGGCAGAGGTCGATATTCTCGCGGCTTCTGCAATCGGCGACGTTGCGATCGTGGAGCGCATTCTCAATAACGATCCTGAAACTGTCCGCATCACCGTCAGTGATCGTTATTTTCCCAAGCGTGATCCCCGCGCTGGAGGCAACATCTATATCTTCGGCTTTGGGTTTACCAAGTCGCCGCATATGATCGCGCACGAGTTCAATCATTCAGCTGTCTTTGACCTGCTCATGCAGCGCAGCGCTCCCTGGCTTCGTCTGGTGCAGGCCGCCGAAGTTGGCAACGAGGCTTTGGTTGAACAAATCCTCCAGCAGCATCCCTCGCTTTTCAGTCGTCTCACTGCCAATGCTGCACGACGCATCATTGGTGTTGCCGTACGCAACAACGCTCGTGCCGTCGAACTTTTGCTCGGATGTGGCTGGCCGTCAGACGCCACACTCGACAATCATCAGACCGCACTGCACTATGCTGCCTGGCACGGTAACCTTGCCATGGTCCGCGCTCTATTGGTTCACCAAGCTCCTGTCAACGTCTTCGAGGCGGAACATGGGGGCACTCCACTCGCCTGGGCGCTTTACGGCTCGCTCTATGGCTGGCATCGCAATACAGGTGACTATGCCGGTGTCGCCCGCGCACTCCTTGACGCTGGGGCGAACATTCCTCAATCCGAAAGACCTCTCGAAGCCACCGAGGACGTCCTCGATATCATTCGTCGGCACACTCCCTGA